Proteins encoded within one genomic window of Betaproteobacteria bacterium:
- a CDS encoding 3-dehydroquinate synthase has translation MRTIQVDLGERAYPILVGEDLLAGDYVRRHLPQPRVAIVTNPTVERLYFDALAQPLQAQGVDVLKIVVPDGEAYKTWETLNLVFDQLIAHRCERKTTLVALGGGVIGDITGFAAASYQRGVPFIQIPTTLLAQVDSSVGGKTGINHPRGKNMIGAFYQPRLVLADTATLATLPEREMKAGLAEVIKYGLIWDARFFSWLEDNLGALLAKDRIALEHAITRSCEIKAEVVRQDEREAGIRAILNLGHTFGHAMEAGLGFGHWLHGEAVAAGMVMAARLSRAMGDLADADLDRILGILRRAGLPVAGPALGVPRYLELMGMDKKVEAGKLRLVLYKGIGAAHVSGDFPRHRLEAVLASPGS, from the coding sequence GTGCGGACAATCCAAGTTGACCTGGGCGAGCGGGCATATCCCATCCTTGTGGGGGAGGATTTGCTGGCGGGCGATTACGTCCGGCGCCATCTGCCGCAGCCCCGGGTAGCCATCGTCACCAACCCCACGGTGGAGCGCTTATATTTCGATGCGCTCGCGCAGCCGCTCCAGGCCCAAGGCGTGGACGTGTTGAAAATCGTCGTCCCCGATGGCGAGGCCTACAAGACCTGGGAGACTCTCAACCTCGTATTCGACCAGTTGATTGCACACCGCTGCGAGCGCAAAACCACGCTGGTTGCCTTGGGCGGCGGGGTGATCGGAGACATTACCGGGTTCGCCGCGGCAAGTTACCAGCGCGGCGTGCCTTTCATCCAGATCCCGACCACGCTCCTGGCCCAGGTGGATTCCTCCGTGGGTGGCAAGACCGGCATCAATCACCCGCGCGGTAAAAACATGATCGGTGCCTTTTACCAGCCGCGCCTGGTGCTGGCCGATACCGCCACCTTGGCAACGCTTCCGGAGCGAGAAATGAAGGCCGGCCTGGCCGAAGTCATCAAATATGGCTTGATCTGGGACGCGCGATTTTTTTCCTGGTTGGAGGACAACCTCGGAGCCCTGCTCGCCAAGGACCGAATTGCCTTGGAACATGCCATCACGCGCTCGTGCGAGATCAAAGCCGAGGTGGTGAGGCAAGATGAGCGAGAAGCCGGTATTCGGGCCATCCTTAATCTGGGACACACCTTTGGTCATGCCATGGAGGCGGGCTTGGGCTTCGGGCACTGGCTGCACGGGGAGGCGGTTGCAGCCGGCATGGTCATGGCGGCCCGGCTTTCCCGCGCCATGGGCGATCTGGCCGATGCGGACCTTGATCGCATCTTGGGCATTCTCCGGCGCGCCGGGCTTCCCGTAGCGGGCCCCGCGCTGGGCGTTCCCCGCTATCTTGAACTGATGGGAATGGACAAGAAGGTCGAGGCCGGGAAACTCCGGCTGGTGCTCTACAAGGGGATCGGCGCGGCCCATGTGAGCGGCGATTTTCCCCGCCACCGCCTGGAAGCCGTCCTCGCCTCGCCCGGCTCATGA